Within the Methanocalculus natronophilus genome, the region GCATCGTTTTTTGCGTTACTTGGTCCAAATGGGGCAGGAAAATCAACGACAGTTAATATCATAAGTACTTTATTAAATCAAACAAGTGGAAGTGTGACGATTGATGGATTTGATACACAAAATGATGCGTTTTCTGTAAGAGAAAAAATAGGCATTGTTTTTCAACACTCTACTCTTGATGAACAACTGAGTGTTTATGAAAATTTAATGTTTAGAGCACTTTTATATATGAAAGATAAATCCACCATAAA harbors:
- a CDS encoding ABC transporter ATP-binding protein; protein product: MIKVNNLSKSYNAHQAVKNISFTINEASFFALLGPNGAGKSTTVNIISTLLNQTSGSVTIDGFDTQNDAFSVREKIGIVFQHSTLDEQLSVYENLMFRALLYMKDKSTIKKQITYLSELLSLDLILSKRVKTLSGGERRKV